The following proteins come from a genomic window of Nicotiana tomentosiformis chromosome 12, ASM39032v3, whole genome shotgun sequence:
- the LOC138902701 gene encoding uncharacterized protein: MYQWWRVYEEGSPADVASLTWTRFLELFLRDFVPQTLRNAWRVEFEYLRQGNMTLSKYAIRFSDLSRHTPTLVSLVREWVHRFIEGLIYGIRFNMARDLETDTPYQQVVEIARRLEGMRGREREDREAKKPRGTGGFNGGYVAATARHGRGYAIRPVHSALPASSGAPVVQRSQGSHFAQPLSSEPPARGTFSGQSSRLGPSQS; the protein is encoded by the coding sequence atgtatcagtggtggcgggtgtacgaggagggtagcccagccgatgtagcttcacttacatggactcgatTTTTAGAGTTATTCTTGAGAGATTTTGTTCCACAGACCCTTCGGAAtgcatggcgcgtagagtttgagtATCTGCGCCAGGGTAATATGACATTATCAAAGTATGCTAtacgattcagtgatttgtccagacataCACCTACCTTGGTATCTCTAGTTAGAGAGTGGGTccatcgatttatcgaggggctcatcTATGGTATTAGGTTCAACATGGCTCGGGATTTGGagacagataccccatatcagcaggtggtagagattgcacggaggttggagggtatgcggggccgtgagagagaggacagggaggccaagaagcCTCGAGGTACTGGAGGATTTAACGGTGGCTATGTTGCAGctacagcccgtcatggtagaggctatgcgATCCGTCCAGTTcactcagcacttccagcttcaaGTGGTGCTCCGGTTGTTCAGAGGTCACAGGGTTCACattttgctcagccactttcaagtgaacctcctgcacggggtaccttcagcggtcagtccagccgattaGGACCGAGCCAGTCCTAG